ATGGTGCGCAGCCTTCTGATACTGTGCGTAACCTGTTCAGCAAGACTGGCATCCTGCAAAAAGTTCACGAGATGAAATAAGTGAATCCCGTAAGGGGGTTGGCAAATGAAAGAACTGCTTGAGATCATTGCCAAAGCACTTGTCGATTACCCGGAGCAAGTCAAGGTGACAGAGGTCGAAAACGATCATTCGGTTGTTTATCAACTGTCTGTCGCACC
The sequence above is a segment of the Effusibacillus dendaii genome. Coding sequences within it:
- a CDS encoding KH domain-containing protein, yielding MKELLEIIAKALVDYPEQVKVTEVENDHSVVYQLSVAPGDAGKIIGKQGRIVKAIRTVVAAAALQSEKRITLDIL